The following DNA comes from Ricinus communis isolate WT05 ecotype wild-type chromosome 10, ASM1957865v1, whole genome shotgun sequence.
GACTTCTGGGTATTTCAGTTTTAATGATTTTCAAGGCTTTATTGTCAtgtttttatgtgttttgtttttgaaattcatgATAACAAGGTTGCGGCTTGGTGATACCACCCCGAGTCATTCTGAAAACTCTATTCACTGTTATATAGGATGTGTTGAAGTGGTTGGCTGTGTTAGATGTGAAGAACTAGCAAGCTGGGAGGCGATACCTGAAGGGGTgggaaaattaaattttatgattctaTCCCTgcacttattttttattttatgattctaTAGACTAAAATTGACTAATCTGGATACACGCTTCTCCACAGGCAAGGTTAGAAGGACAAACAGACTTTTGCTGGCTTTGTGAACAGCCACAGGTGTGCCTTTCACTTCTACCTGCAACTAGCTGCTTTTCACTTATTTGCTAATTACCTTTTTCTTACTATTTGTAGAAATTGCTGGTTCCATTTGAGATGAGGGGATATCAAGGTGTTTATAACTTGGAAAAGAAGGTATATACTGCAAATGATTGATGCATCTACATTGTGTGTCCACATCCAAGTTTAATATTGGATGAACATTTGTACCTTTGACAGATATTTGAGGCTGCAGTTAGAGGTCTTACCCCAGTTAAAGGTCCAATGCCAGTAACATTTCCCCTTCCAAATCCTTGCGATCCTTTTTCCTTAAAACCGGGCTCTATTTCCATGCAATTACTTGACAAAGCATCTCAAGTGGAGAAATCAGCAAGTCTCACTACAGCCATTGCTGGTGCACGTGCAGCAGCTACCCAGTTCAACAAGAAAGGTCAAAATCTCCCAACAAATAATGCCCAGAATAGCAATTCTAATGCTGCAAGAAGTGATCCAGTGGAAACCAAACCCTTGGAAGAACATAAATTGCAACAGGATAAATCATATGAAGATTTTAACGATGAATCTTCAGTGCCAAAGGAGACAGAGCAAACCAATTGCATCAAATATGAGGAAAGCAGTAGTCACAGTCGAACCCGTTTAGATATGAAACAGTTTCCTGGAGCACCTGCAAaggtatttttttctttctctttaacTTATTGGTGGTAGTATTTTCTCTCCCTCtctatatatgtgtgtgtgtgtgtgtgtgtgtatgtgTGTGTTTAGTTTTGTGCTACTTTGTCTGTTGCATTGATTGAAACCTTTTACCCTGTTTCAGTAAAGTACATGTCCAGGTTTGAACATGAAAATTAGTAAGCATGTTATGTAAATAGTCCATGTTCTCATAGCAATACAACATTTGTACTTGGGACCTAGACAGTTTGAAATCAAGCTACAATGGCTTATTTTTCATATGCAATGAGATtgctaatttatatttgaatctTGTATTTGGTTATGAATGAAAAGGATAGGTAATGGATCTGGATCCTTTCTGACAGTCCATATTCACCTGAAAGGGTTCAGATGGgatctccctctctctctctctctctctctctctctctatactTTGTGGGTTTGAGGGGGTTTGTCATAAGGTCTGTTGTGAATGTAGTATACTGTTCCAATGAATGAGAACATCTGATGCAAGCAAAATCTCTATACCCAGCTTGtctttcaaatttctttgtcctagaattatttttcattaatttgcCAGGATTTAGTGTGGTGAATGTACAGCAGATTTGAATCATTCTTTGACAATGTAATctggaaaaaaaaaggaacaaaCAGAAGACAGAAAAATAGgcttctttcttgtttttaaatatgaagGCTGTATGAGTTTCAATTCTTTGACAAGTGCCATTGTTGGATTTCTAGATTTTTGCTGCAGCAGTCCGAGGGCTCAAGCCATCTTAAACTTATTCTGGTTCCTGTCTAGATCTCTAATGCAAGTGGCATCCAGAAGAAAGTCATTTCTTGCAGAGATGCAAGTTAGCTTCGGGCAAATGAAGATTTAatgttttctgttttcttcttcttcttcttcctttcccCCCCTCTAGCACTTCTACACTAGTTTAGGTGTTGGTATTACTGGGGTTGCCAATGACCCATTGTTTCGgtagaatatataatttttttaaatttttttttaactaggttacattttattaatagGATTATTGTGGTAAAGAGGGGCTTTATAGAGTTGAGTTGTTAATAAGAATGTATCTGGATTCATGTAGATGTCACTGTATTGATAGGAACTTGTATTGTATATATTTTCCGTTTGTAATTCTCTTGACCTCGTGTTCCCCACAGGCCACAACCTTTAAGTTACCATCTGGGCTTGATAATGATCACCATGCTAGTGCTGCTTGCCATTATCCAGTGCCTTCTCTGGTTGCTTTCGTTTCGTGTTTCCTGCTGTTCTCTTTCTATAAGTCAAATGACTTCTCTCTTCCACTTTTTGCCTTGTTGGTATTGGAATTTTAACTAGTTTTATACCAAGTAAATAGAAGAACAGCACATAAATTCgtgttttatatttgatattgaaggattaatataaatataattatttaaaactaataaatatgtatatataagcCATTAATATCCTCTTCATTGATTACCACAAAATCAATGCAATGATTAAGTCCAGAAATGGCAACAGAAGTCACAATAACATCCAATCAAACATATCTTTACTATCAACATATCTTTCCTGAAAGCAAGTTGATGCTCCAAAagtgtttttacttttttctaccAATTTGGGGGCATtagtaatagtaataattttagttGAGAAAGCTAGTGGTTGATCAAACTccaaaaatcaaaagttaTCATCATGCTTATCTCTACTACATTCTATGAAAGTAACATGCAATGCAAGGGCTTGTTATTATTAGCTCAAGAACTATCAGGAGCCTTGCCAATAATTTATAGGGAAAACACTTGCTCGAACCAAAGGCCGCCTAACTGATACTTACTATCCAATCTTCATAATTGAGCTACGCTTGCCCCGTACAGTTGTAATTAGCAGTTAAGAAATGGTTCATATCCAATTTGACTTCAGGCCATAAATACTGATgatctatatatttttaatatacgTCTGAATTGTAGTTTACTaagttaaaaggaaaaaaaatgcaACACGACACAATATAGGGATACaagattttctaaaaaattaggAAACGAGACATTATAGAAAtgttatgtatatatatatatatatatatatatatatatatatatatatatatatatatatatatatatatatatatatatatattctctaGATTTTGTACTATTGTctttatcatataaaaaaatacaaattaaatacaattaatataattagtcATGTTgacaattatataattactataaataaataaataaaaatataaatatatatagagactcttaaatataaaacaactaagaattaagaatattcatattataaaaaaattatataatacgaAAGAGTTAAGAATCATCtgtatatagaaaataaaataaatagaaaaaacagtaaaagtctttcttaaatagaaaattcaattaaatggaaagttttttcttttaaaaaaattctaaaaaataagtagaaagattttttaaagtttttgaaATGTGTATGAAGAGTTTCTGAAAAGTTTCGGTGTCCGAAATGCGTCCGACACGGAAATGTAATTCCATTTAGAGTTTCATGCGATctattatttgaataaaataaattattttcagaATGAGTAcaagattaatttttaaataaaagaaataaatatgtgTATACTTTTAgacaatattaatatataggAGTAACATtacaaaaattttattctttttgaagtataagaaaaaagaaaaaaagaaaaaagaaaaacacaaacaaaagaaaattgtgcAGTTATGGTAGCTCGTTGATTCCGGTTGGAGGAACTGACCTCATAGTCCATATAGAGGattgttttattcatttatattatcactttgaaaactaaaaagaCCTAATCATTATTTACTAAGAAAGCCATCAGACTTGAATGAACACCATTATCCCCCTTTGGATTATTGGATATTTACCAAAAATCCTTACTTTCCTCTTCATATATATGTGTTGCTTTACCAGTCTTTAACTTCACATCTTCAAGTAGCAATGGAAGCTCGTGCTTATCTAGTTATAATCATATTAGTTTTTAGGGATGTGGAGTTGGCTCCACTAACTTGCCTTGGCAGCAAGGATTTCGCTTTTCGTAATTATAAGATGGAGCTTAGAAGATTGTCCTTGCAGGTTGTGAATCGGGAAGATCATAAAAGGTCTCTGCCTGCACCTGAAGGGTACTCTCCTCCGCAGGTCAACGCCCACTTTCACCATTACATACCAAGGAAAGACTTTCCACCACCAGAAGGCTGGAATTAATCCCGTCTCACACCATCACTTCTGGAAAAGAACATCGTATAGTTAGCAAAAGTGCATTTCTTAGTGCTTgattaacaatatatatatatatatatatatatgtactcCTCTTCTGTCGatcatctttttctctttctccttCTCTAATCTGTCTAACTGTAGTGTTGTTTAATGGTCTTTCTATGGTATATGTgcatgattatatatatatatatatatggcttCTTGTTTCAACTTTTTCATGTCTTGAATGATCTTGAAGagaatgaataataaaattataaaccaTTTAGAAATGGCTGGTTATTAAGTTGAAATCTTGAAAGCACCTCGTATGGATCGATGAACAATTAATCATCAATTACTTTTGATGACTTCAGAATGATTTAGTGCATGCTGTGATTGGTGATTGAAGATAAACAAGTGTAAACAACAAAATTGCCACAAGTTGTAAGACAGTGTAATAATTAATTGCTGGGAGAGCTCTAAGTCCAGTTACAGCAAATTAGTTGACTCcaaaaacttttgaaattgcaGCAATGAATTTTGACTTAGACCATAGGAATAAAACCTAacatcaaaattatttaattctctTTTAGAAATTGTGAATTTTTGTTAATCATTGATTTTTGAtggagaaaaatataataagttcTTGCATCTACTTGCACCCATCATAGTGAGACCTAAGCACAAAATATCATGTCATATACTACATTTTAAGAAATTGCATCAACAAAAAGATTTACATCATACAGAAACAGACATGACTAAATTTACAAAGCAACTAGGACAATTTTGAGCAAGTCATTCAATTTCTTCATTTGTTCCTTCACAGCTTAATCCTTCTGCTTCAATTCCTTTTCCATTTCTAGAAAATCAATAACACCAGAGCATTCCCATATCTGTTCAAGTTATTAAGTAAATGGTACATGTGGTTGCTAAACCTCTCATCGTGCCACCTGAAGAATTTATTGTAGCCACCATTTTCGCACTTTGAGTACCTGCTGTTAGGGTTACTTTTAGACCATGACAGGAACATTTTCGCACGTAATCCACAAAAGCATTTGACATCATGCTCATCTTCGAAAGGAATTACCTGATCTTGTTCACCTTCGTTGTGCATTGCTAAAAGCTGATGAGTGCTTCTTCAACGTTTAGAGTTTTAAAAAGAGGATAGAAGTGAGGATGGGTATCTCGCTTTCATTTCATATTCACATCTAAACTTTAAACTCATGCACGTCATACTCTAAAAGCCTGCTGAATGcgtaatttattttctaagaaaaactacgtataaattaattgatcgGCCCTTTATCAACTTCGTTGTTTCCGTCAGTTAGGACCAAAAGCTTACAAAAATGAAAGATTGAGAACTACTTAACAACGAATAGATCACCGAGGACCTAATGAAATAAACTCAAATAGTACAGGGACCTAAGGAGATAAAGAGACCTAATTATGAAGAAGGCCGTCAAATTTGAAAGAAGATAGCTAGACATACATAAATAACTTCACAAACGGTTATTGGATATTTAACGATCGAAAATCTTTTGTAtcctctttatatatatgtgtgtgtgttaCCAACAAACTTCACTTCATCAATATTATTAGAGCGTAAGAAATGGAAGCTCGTGCTTATCTAGTTATAATCATATTGGTTTCTGGAGTTGTCGAGTTGGCTCCAGTAATAACTTGCCATGGCAGCAGGGAttttgcttttgatttctATAAAATGGAGCTTACAAGATTGTCTTTGCAGGCTGTCAAACGTGATGATCTTAAAAGGCCTCTTCCTGTTGTAACTCGGTCTCCTCCAATGGCCAACTTCAGGCGCAGCCAGGATTATACGCCACCGCCACTCGCTAGCTGATCAATATCCCCATCTCTCTCAACTCCCCATATGTTTTCTTGTTGTAACAATGATTGTGGTTGTCCCTGTCACTTCTCCTTCAATATATATTGTTTTGCTTGTCTTAGTTTGAGAATAGTGATTGGTTGGTATTCTCCTACTGCTATGTAGTAATTTGACTTGCTTGTTAtgcattatttgtttataaattccaattgtacATAATGCGAATGTTAACATTCTTGGCTCatcatcttatatttttagtcTTAATAAATTCCAATTAGTATATCCTTAAGTAGATGGAGCTTGAAAGAATGGCCTTCAGATCAATGTTGCTAATTATCTGAAATTTAAAAGGACAAttcccatatatatatataatatcctCCGGCGGCTGACAAAAGTCGTGGTCGCGATGCTCCACCGCATGCACTACTGGGAGTCAACAACtgtaatcaatttatttttagtaggTTACTATTTGTATGCTAAAACTTAATAAGTTGAAcactttcattattaaaactaataaataaatctatatcCTTTTGAATGgagtatgataaaagaaaatgtcgGCTTCTTATTTTACCAATGCGAACATTATTAAAACAgatcatttaataaaattagagatgagatattaattttctcataaaaataatattatttggaCTTCTTCAATGGACATGTTTCAATTTCAACTTCACAATAACGATGGATGTaaagaaaagatttaataaaaaaattaatgaaattattagtCAATAAGTTTCTTAAAGAAGTTGTAACATCAAAACTTAGTCactcttaaattatatattaatataaataaaaatccgTAACTCAGCCATGGAAATAATCATCATAAAAGATTGgcaataaaatctttttataccAGTACAGAATTTCTTTGGGAAATTCGGGAAcatgcatttttcttttctcttttgaattttgaatggGGGGTGAcgaaaccttttttttttaattattatttgaatatgTCGAAAGTGGAATTTAGGGTGTGGAACAATTCGTAGTTGAAAAAGTTGACTTAAAAGCTTTGAACTTGAAGCAGTAAAACTTGAACTCTCTGTCAAGAAATTGATTAGCAGGGTTGGTATGAATAATCCCTTCAGTGAGTTGCTAACAAGACCTCAATTGGCTGATTAGatcatattcttatttttcctaaaaagagaacatgatttcttttttctgcttATCGCCACTGTTTCTTCTTTAAGACAATCAACAAAAACAGACAAACTCTGCAACTATTATAACAGGATGATTCCTTTAATATTTCAACTAGGGTATTTATCTATAGCAATTACAGAATATCATTTTGATGTAATCATGTTGTATTTGGACATGAACttggttaattaattttaaccaATTTGCCCATACTGGCACATGCATGTTAAGTCAAAcaagatacataaataaagGGGTTGTAAGTTCTTGATTTAGCTAAGAATGGAGTCTAGACTAGAGCagatttgtttaatttatttgtacaGCATAACCCATAATTTTCCTATAAAAGGGTCCCTAAACATGCTGAATTGATAAACAATTAAGCAACTTAATTACTTGATAAACTACCATGGAAGTAAGGCGTTCTCGGGTGCTTGTAATTATTGTGCTGGTTTTGTTTCTTGCTGGCCGAACCTGTCATGCCCATATTAATGTCAATGACATTGTTCAGCTCACTTACGAATTTCTCCATGCTAGAAAGTCTTTGCGGGCTATTCCAGACGACCCAGCAATCCCACCAGATTTTGGCCTGGAAAGCCAAGATTTTCAATTCCTCGCTACATTCCTGCTCCCGATCCCAATGATCCATCTGTACAGAAGGGTGGATATGGACAGAAGGGTACCCCCGCACCACCGTCGGCCCCGCGAGCACCAACACCACCACATGCACCAGCACCCCCGCCACCGCCACCACCTACAAATCTTTGATATCTAgattaacatatataatatatatatttgctcTTCGAacatcttttatatattattaaataaattagatgaCTCCAATTAATACAATGATGCTTAATGTCAGAGGATCTGAGTTAATAATCCATACTTATTCAATGTGTTTGTAAAGTCTCAGCATGtagaaatttaattcaatGCCAGGATTAAAAAGCTTATAATTGTTACAACTTAATTTGTTCAAAATGTAGAAGGTATATAACCATTAAAATCGTTTTAAGAAGTGACACgattttataagaaatgaacacgatttatttgaaagaaaactgTAAAATGTACAGAATccataattattatgattattattattattattattattattgtggACAAGGAAATTTGATCTTCAAGAAGGCTgtcaaatttgaaaaataaagtgcTTATTTCACCCCATTCGTTGGACTTGGAGATGAACCAAAAATGTTTCTATTTCCTTCCCTTATATATGTCATCTAATATTTGGCCTCTTCACTTCAGTAAGCATGGAAGTCTGCAGTAGACATTTACTTATAATCATATTGGTTTTTTGAGTTCTTGAATTGGCGCCAATAACCTGCCATGGCAGCAGGGATCATGCTGCTTTCCTTATCTACAAAATGGAGCTTAGAAGAATGTCCTTGCAGATCGTTAAACGTAATAACGTGCATGTCATCAAGAGCCCTCTTCCCAATAGCGCTCCGTCTCCGCCACTGCTCACCCACTTGCACCGTCAAGAGACACCGCCGGCATTTTTACCGCGTCCGCGTCAAAGTCCACCGCCCAGCTGAATCGATTATTTTTAGAACCATTTATGTCTGTTAGTTTTCTCTTTTGTCGTTCATTTCATATGATAAACAAATCAAGTTGCATTTCcctaattaaattgaaaattaatgaattcCAAGGGGTTTACGTCTTGCTATAGTCAACTATTACAAAGCAATTGGCAGTAGCATACAAAGCCATTTGCCAGTCAATTCCACCTTCCAGTCAGTAAACAGTTGTCAAGCTGACTTAGAAAAGCTCtgaaacccaaaaaaaaaaagaaaaaaaaaattaaaagaactaGGGATACCCATTGGGCTAATTCAAGATTCAAACAAGTGCTTTATTTCAGACGTTCAACAATATTCTTCAGCCACGAGTTTTGATTTTACTGATCTTGATGCATAATTAAGGAATATTTAGAAGAATTGTATTCATTTACTCCTACTACTGTGATTTTGTAGAAAGATTGTCATTGTGTCTCCATTAATCAATACTTATATTGTTGGTAAAATAGTGCTTTTGATTATTAAGAAAACATTTATATTGAAGTAAGCTCTAGATCACTCAAAGTTTAGCTTGAAAAGTCCAACATCTTCTCTTATGGAGTAAAATCCAACAACAGCAAATTGAGACTACATCAACAGGCTAAAACTATCACCATTAGTGCAATGGATAGTCATTCCAAGTTTCTTCTGATCGTCTTGATCCTTTCATTTTTGGACTTGCTGTCCATACATGTCATAACAAGGAATAATATAATACTGTTCATGCTGCAAATGGGTTATATCAAGCAAGAAAGGCCTTGCAGGATCATCCCAGGAAATTAAAATTGCCTGACAGAGACGAGGAGAAACACCCCGCAGCTCAGAACATTTCCCCACACATGCCAGGGACCATCCCCATGAACAAGGGTTTCCTCGCGCACCGCCAAGTCCTTGTTGCCCAGCCGAATTTATGCATAATAAGATGGAGGGTGGAGTTCAAATGGCCTTTTGAGTTGAATGGGCTTGTTCTAAGATCAAAGAGTTATGCTTCAATGTCCAACCCGATTACTTTTTAGaggattttatttatttaatgtgcATATGGGGTCattacatttatatatttatgttgaattctttaattagtttattctCTCACAGTTCACAGAGAACATGATGTTGGGCTCTAACCTGAGGATTTCTCATGTGGAAACCCCAGACCATTGTTTTATTCTTAGAAGACTATGCTGCATGTTGggttatttaaatattaattcatggcaagttttttctttagttaatTTGATTATCTCATTTAGTTTTGATaccatttttctttgttaCAAAGTCCATTGATTTAAGTTCTGAGAGTACCATGttatcataattaaattactattttgTATCACATCAGATTATGTAAACAATTGGTTACAAAATGATTagcttaataaaattacaccTTCTATTTCTCATACAATCTTAAAATTCATACAAAAGTTGatgtcattttattttcttttgtcattttAGAAGGATATATTGGTTTTTCTTagatacaaaataataatttgttattaagtatatattgaCACTtgtaacaaataaattattcctAACATCAAGATTTTCTAcctttggaaaaagaaattgtgatAACATTACTTGAGATTATCCACATCAAATGTAAACGCACTCAgctgaaataataataataataataatagtagtagTAGCAGTAGCACCCACAACTTAATATTTCGAGTTAGGATTTAAATATgagtattttctttcttacaataacaatataattactttattattattgttattattatgaaataatGACACAGCATTACCAAAGTTATTAGGCAAAATCATTGCCACTTTTGTATGGCTCTACTggatttgacttcttttatgCATGGtcttatttgatttatgaatCCATAACTGTCACCAACTGTCACAATCTAAGCAAAGTGCGGtgctttaaaataataatcactTTACcccctaaaataaaataaaaaaagattatcactttagattaaacaaatatttgtGAATTAGAACTTTGTTCCCTCCGTCTTTGGACCACCTTCTAATTATACCTTTAATTCTCCATCAtgcatataatttaataaatatatgcacAAATACATTATCCAAGAAAAAGTTATATTCTTCTCCACCATCAGAATTTGATCTAACAATTTTGAAAACAATTTTTAACAGTATTACTAATTCAGAAATCAAATGTTTACAGGAATCAAAATTTTGACATTTCATCTTCACTTtgctgaaaatgaaaaaagaaaaaagaagaaagaaaatttaagagggaagaaaaaagaagagaaaacagTCACCAAGGACTAACAGTTTCTGAGATGGTTAGAAGCTCTTCCAGGTAGTCAGCTCCCAAATCTTCCAAGACCACCACATTTTCCATTCTCAATTCCTTATTGCCTTTGGTTTTCTTGCTTTCTGCTTTTCTCTTCATTGAGTGCTTCTTTTTCATTGCTAAAACAGGCGAGCACCCTTCCTTGAATTCATAGTTCATTTCTTGAAGTGACTCGTAAACTTTTTCCATAGGAAAATTAAGTATAGCCATTGAACCTCTCATTGCAAATGCGGCTTGATCATAGGCCAAAGCTGCAGCTTCAGCTGTATCAAATGTTCCTAGCCACACTCTTACCCCATTTCTCGTCGAATCTCTTATCTCCGCTGCGTATTTGCCCCACGGTCGCTTTCTAACACCTCTATAAGCAATTTCCTGATGAGTTGGTTCCTCTTGGTAGTAACCACCTGTCGAAGTTACTTCCTCGTAGTTATTAATGGTGTTGGAAGAGGAAATCGTATCAAAAGAACTGATGGGTGCTTCATTAATGACTCCTAAGAGAAGCATTTCTTCAGAGTCGTTTTCGTTGAAGGGAAGAGGCTGTTGGCAGTAGAAAGAATCAGATGAGTTAAGTGAATTAGAAGATGATTGATCAGGGGAGTATTGGGAGTTCTGGTAGTGAAAGAATGAAGAATCCATTAATTTGTGGGTTTAATTTCTTGATGTTTAGTTGTCTTAGGAGGATTGGGTTTGAAGCTAAGCCAAgggatttatatatatagcaagAAGACAGAGAGAAGATGATGTATAGTTCAAAAGAAAGGGAGTGTGAGACTAGGCAAACATAGAGCGAAAGTGACAGGTTACATTAGATGAATATGGATATTGGTGGCCACTTTCGAAAGATAAATTTTCAGACCCGGaaaggcaaaaaaaaaaaaaaaaaacaaattcgGTCGTTAATGGGACCTCGGAAGGAGTTAATGCACGTGAGTCAAAGGGAAATTGTGGGGTATGGCGGCTAGGTCAAATGGGGGGATGCCTTGTGACGTAAGCTTAGATGATTTCACTTGGGTTTTTGATGGAGAGCCTTGTCCACTTGGCACattattgatctataattaaTGTCTCTTGCCTGCCAACTTGCTGAAATAATTAGTGTTGTTGTGCCTTCTACCTTGCCTTAATTTCCCAACATCATGTCACTGCCTGATGGACACTCCGAATCTACGATTCTTTTCCGAGGGAAAATTTTGTAACCCGAATTGCAAAATCATGAAATTGTAATTAGTTGAATTGAATTAGGGAAGACATATAAAGCAAATGGAGtaacttttacttttattctaattttttttttattttgaattttctattataaatttatatagaacCCCTGTATATAAGCTCGATACATGAATTTAGTTAatctgaaattttaatttctaaatcttgaatttaatataaagtttaaataaattctttttttaaggtgagtatatatataatttagttacTTTGGCATTCCAAAATATTGAGCAAATaagaattagaagaaaaataaattgtagCATGATGAAGGTTTTCGGCAGTAGGTGAAATTCCAAGCTTTTCttgtatataaattaaatacatggATTTATAGCAAGTGATGGGTGAGAGTTATATATGAATCCTTGACCAACCAATGCTGGGTGTTGAATTTCTTGAATGAAAGACCAAAATGTCTTCAAAGTATCCAGTATTTTCTCCTCCAATttcttgtgagtatgaaataCTATATGTTATGAATATAAAGTCTTATTATTAATGTCTTGACCAATTATTGATACTCTTATTCTTGATTCTTAGTCTTCAGAAGCggcatttattttttaaatattttcttgtacTTGAATAGGTTGAATATTGGACATTTTCTTGAATACATGCCTCTCATTTTAAGAGTTTCCCAAGATATCTAAAGTTATACTTTTCAACccaattctttcttttgtgtcatttttctttctgtcTTGTAACCACTTAAAATGTACCCTGACAAATATGCATTTATATCAATGAGACTGTCAATGCATGCTTACAATAATTGAGCCATCTTAAATGGAATTATCTCCATCAATTAAGCTAATAATATACAAACAATAATGTTTTATGGATCAATTTGATCTCGATCAATAGATAAATGAATGAgatcttttgatattttatatatttttctcatttttacctttcattaaa
Coding sequences within:
- the LOC8268206 gene encoding ethylene-response factor C3, whose amino-acid sequence is MDSSFFHYQNSQYSPDQSSSNSLNSSDSFYCQQPLPFNENDSEEMLLLGVINEAPISSFDTISSSNTINNYEEVTSTGGYYQEEPTHQEIAYRGVRKRPWGKYAAEIRDSTRNGVRVWLGTFDTAEAAALAYDQAAFAMRGSMAILNFPMEKVYESLQEMNYEFKEGCSPVLAMKKKHSMKRKAESKKTKGNKELRMENVVVLEDLGADYLEELLTISETVSPW
- the LOC8268210 gene encoding uncharacterized protein LOC8268210, with amino-acid sequence MRGRSHGNYTNPCLTMHQPWASLLVYGIKRIEGRSWPSPVRGRLWIHAASKVPEETTIKAMEDFYREIYVVNGITDIKFPEHYPVSRLLGCVEVVGCVRCEELASWEAIPEGARLEGQTDFCWLCEQPQKLLVPFEMRGYQGVYNLEKKIFEAAVRGLTPVKGPMPVTFPLPNPCDPFSLKPGSISMQLLDKASQVEKSASLTTAIAGARAAATQFNKKGQNLPTNNAQNSNSNAARSDPVETKPLEEHKLQQDKSYEDFNDESSVPKETEQTNCIKYEESSSHSRTRLDMKQFPGAPAKIFAAAVRGLKPS